GAAATAGTATCCTCTTTTACTGCCACTCCATTGACACCAGAAATATTCTGGGACTGGTTTTGCTTATCACTGGAAAACTTCATAAAATGAGTGAATGTTGAAAAAATAGTATGATACAAGGATGACAATAATACTAATACTACAGTTAATGTTGTGGAAATGAATTGGATGGGATGATAGTTTAATAGAAGTTTGGATAAATGTTTCCCAGATGTCTAAAGATTACACCTTGTCAACTCTCTTATTCACACAACTCGAATCATATTGGTAAATATAGATCACATGATTTGGCTTTTGGAAATCAAGCATCTGGTATGCCCATGACAATCATAGACCAAGATTTACAACAACAATTTCGCTGCTGACATAAAAAGCAGGACATCATGCTTTATCTCAAAGGGACAACAGGCAATGAATGGAGTTTGCAGAACTAATTCTTGGTAGAGGAACTTTACACAATAAGACAAGCAAATTAAGTTGCCACACAACTGGTGCAACAGAGAAGTAAGCATTAGAAccaagaaaatttaaagaattatgCAGGTAAAGTATCAAACCTTTCTCCTTTAATTAGAAGAATTATGCAGGCAAAGCATTAAACAAGCAAAATAAAGTATCAAACCTTTCTGGTGTAGGGGTGCTGCCTAAAGTTGCTAACCTTTGAAGAGAAGGTTTGGTCATGTTATCAAGAGATTTTCCATTGAGTTCCAAAACATGCTTTTCACTCGGATTACTTTCAAGATGATCATCATGACAAAGGGAAATCACATTCAGTTCATTGGTGGGACTAGCAATGCTCGAGTCATCATCAGATCTTTCAGATCTAGCTCTGGATGGTCAAACACAGACATAATTACATTACTTACAGTAAATGAAGCCTTAGTTAAAGTATGAGACCTGATGTGACACTTCTGGATAAAGAagactattcaaaattttatttagcaCAGGCATGATACACTATGTTCTTATAACTTCCTATATTTGAacaaaagagataaaaaatttagaaaagcaAGAATGTCAGATAACTAATAACATACTTGGCAAAATTTGTTGTTGGTTCAACAGCTGCAAAAGAAACTGGCTGATTCAGGACCAGATCATTATCTTCCTGTGGAAGCTAGATCATCATGAACCACACAAAAAGTATCTTGTAGGAAAGAATAAATGACCAAGCACAAGGTATACAGaaccaaaaaaaatactaataataatgaaGTACTTTATATGTGGCCTGAGAAGAGGTGTGCAGTTCTGATTGCTTCTCTTGTCCATCAAGAGTAGACAAAGAACTTGAACTCCCTCCCTGGGTAGTTTCGGATATAACATCTTCATCCTGAATCTGatgaaacagaaaaaaaagaagaatatgCCAATTCCAAagaatttgaaaacaaaaaatagaagttTCATGTAAAGGATGAAAGGAAAGAAACCATTACTGTACCAGGGAAGCCTGAGCTTTCACATCCTCAAGATTGAAATTCCATTCACTTATCCCACGTTTATATTCATTCTGCTCGTTATtacaaaagcataaaaaatcaTGAACTTAAGATCATGAAATCTTATCAGTAGCCATAGTTGCAGAAGATATTACATCAATGAGCAGGAAAGTAGAACATGCATCCACGATAGAACAGAGTAAAATACATATTGGTGAAGTAAAAATCCACAAAGCAAACATACACTTACAAATTACCAATCAaagttaataatataaattgcaGTCTAAACCCACACTCTAGTATTGACTTCATGATCTAACCAAaagttttaattcaataatcatgACTTAACACAAGAACATTATAAAGACCACttgtttcaagtttttaaaGTTCTAACCTGTGATAGTTCTTCTTTTTCACCATCTGGCATTTTCTTTTGAGCAAGcatatcttcttcttttctctatGTTTGAAAATGATAGCATTTGTGAGTataatatagaaatttaaacataatggGAGGCTAAATGATACAAACCAAGAGCCATATGCCTAAAAGTAGCATGCTAACCTTCAAAGCTTGGATACGGTCACCAAGAGCAGGCAATCCATCTAGAAGTGTTCGTGATATATAATCACTTGACCTCGCTTGCTTAAAAAaagaatgttttaataatttcttcGCTGAAGGTCTTTTTGAAGGATCTTTCACCAAGCAACTAGCAATCATTTGCTTGAAAGACTGAAGAGGAAAGAGAAACACAAGATGAACACATCACTTTATCTAATTAAATCCGACTATTGAGAGTTTTGGATTGATTAAAGCTTACCTTAGAAAACTTCTTATCTCTTTCATAATCCAGGCCAGGAGGTGCATTTTGCAAGGTCATAAGCAATACCTAAGAACAACAGATAGGTTTTTAAATCAGAATAACTTTTAAGGTCCGGAAAATGATCAGGATTATGCCAAAGGGGATCACAGAAGCTATCAACCTTCATTGGAGGATATTTTGAAAAAGGAGCATGGCCATGAGCAAGCTCTAGTGCAGTTATACCGAACGACCAGATATCCGCCCTACATGGATTTTACCAAATAAACATCAACATGATGCCACCTAAGGAGCATAAATATACTTTTTGAGAAAACAATAGATTTACTTGAAATCATAACCATGTAGTTGCTCCATAACCTCAGGTGCCATCCTGAAACAATGGAGAGGAAATTAGTCCACAGATTATAAGAAACATCGAAACTTTGCCACTCTTGTAAGTCCAGTGAGACATCTCTTCAAAATTAAGATGCTCTATGAAcaggattagctggttattctGTAATCTACATTTCTATGGGTTGATAAGAATATATCTAGCCTGTGCTATACATAAAATATCTGGCACTCAAGAATGCTATCTAAGAACTAGGAACTAAATGAAATTTAGACATGATAATGTAAACATACCAGCAAGGTGTCCCTACAAATGTATTCCTCAGGCGTTGCCTATCACCTGATTCAAAAATGCAAGCTGAAACACCGAAGTCCCCCAACTTGATTCCACCGCGGGAGTCAATAAGAATATTCCCAGCCTGTTGAACAAGATCATTGAGGAACAAAGAAACCCAAGTACTACATTTTTACATAAGAAACAAATAATTAAGCTTTAATCAAAATTCTAGGAGCTCACAGCAAAATAATCAAGATATTCTACTTGAAGTTGAAATCAAGAAATACTCAACTCAAACATATATTGCACAAATCAGAACCTCTGTTGTAGCAGAAATACTATCTTCACTTGCCCTAACGATTTTCAGTATGTATGCCTTTTGACTagcaaataaattgctcaatTATACAGAATTAGAGATGAAATAAACTGAACCAGTACGAGCTTAGTTTTAACCCCCCCCCCTTCCCAAAGGATTACATGTGTATAGCTCAAATGATGCTACAAACTGTAATAATCACTAAAATGTAATAGCACACACAAACACAATAGCTTTAAATCATGTTGAAGACCAAATGCTTACTTTAACATCCCGATGTATGTGCCCATGATGATGAAGATACTCTAAACCTTTCAACACTTCACGAAGTACAGTTGCTATAACAACCTCCTCAAAACCATCTGGATATGCAGCCTTTAGTATATGAAGACAAGATCCCCCAGACATGTATGGCATGACAACCCATAGATTATGATCGCTAACAAAGGAGCAATGAGATTTAAGAACATTTGGATGGTCAACCAAGACCATTGTTTGTGCCTCACGAGAAATGTTATTCTACACAGGCACAATACAAGGATGATATCAAAACAACTACCAATTTTTATTAGCTGAAGCTGATCaggaagaaaaaaacaaaatccctTTAAAAAAAGATAGAACTAGTGTTAATAACTTTGGAACAATCATGTTTGATGCAAAAGCATTCAGCCAAACTCTAAACATACTAGCTATGTTTGCAATGAAAAGAGCTTTGCTCCACAACTGATCTTATGAAAATGATTATCTCTAACTTCTATTAATCCTCGCGTATTTCAAATGATTGATTTAATTTGAGTTGACCAAATGCACCAATATCTACATCATGTATTGAGGGAGAAGTGCCTCTACTACATGAACATAAATCTGTGTCCCTTAGCAATCTACATCagcaaatattaaaaatcaatatctaCCAGATCAAGAAGAAAATGCTAAGCCAAGCTCAAGTAGGTGATCAAGATTGTTTGAATATCGTTGCAGAATGTTAACTAATTGTATGCCTTATCAACTATGAAGAAAGCACTAACTTATTGATTTTCAAGTGAAGTTTAGAAACGGGGTTCAAGCAAATATCAAtgatccttttaaaaaaaaaatgaaatctcATCAAATTGCTGACCGATCTTCAACATAAGATATAATGGATCTACAGAAATTCTTCAAAGTAGTTCATCATTGTGCAGCACAACAGATAAAAAGAAGCAacggtaattttattttttttatatatattgatccAGTTTTGCACAACCTTTAGCCCGAATCAGATAAGAAATTATCAAAACCAAATTTCAGTATATGAAGAACCAAACCACAACCACCACCACCCCAGAAAAAATGATGATAacttaaaagagaaaaacaataGCAGAATCGGAATGAAGGGATTACCAGATCACAGTTATCACGTTCAAAATCTAGAATTTTTATTGCAACAACTTCATCAAAGGGTATACAATGAGCACGGCGCACAGAAGCACTAACACCCTGCCCGACCTCCTCATGCAGAATATAATACTCCGGTCCAATTGGATACTTCTTCTTCTCCATTATAATTTAGACCTCTCCTTCCCCTTCACTGTCACATAAACACAACTTTCAATCGTCTTCCAGCATTAAAAAGCAAAACTTGATAACAAATCTTAAAAGGGCATAAAGTTTGAAACAAAGCCatgataacaataataaaaaatgatttgttGCGGTCTATTAGGAAGAAACATgtatgttgaaaaaaaaaattcaagcaatGGGAGTATTGAATCATATACAAGCTAGCCTCGTTCTCTTAAATAGCAAGCAAAGGCTTCCTAAGTCTAGAAAGAGATCGCAAATGGAATCCAAtttttaataacaatataaaaccaatcaaacattttaaaacaaacataGAATATAAATATTGTGATTTACATTCATGTATATACCGTATCCAATCTTCCaaaaaaagaatcaataaaCAAACCTGAAAAATCTTTTTCAAACCCACATCCCGATATCAATCtgcataaaaaagaagaaagatgaggcgtattataataaaacattgaAAAGGCATGTATAAAAAAGTTAAAGGGAAGAAAAAATGATTACCGTGCAATGTAATGAGATGAGAGAAAGAGAAgtgaaaagaaaggaaaaggaaaggagataAAAGAGAGAAAGGGGAAGGGAAAAGAGGCATTGATGAGATGAAAGGGTTTAATTGTTGTTTGGCTTCGCTTTCCCGTGAAAACAAAGAGCTaaaggagagagagagaaagataGACAGCGAGGCTCTCGGATCGCCGCTAAATATCGTTTGCATGCAGGAATCCCGCCACTTGtgtttctctttctctctctttctcttttattttctttgatttaagCAACATTATAAGCTAATAatcattattttgattttttcttcaaattgaattttaagagTTTGAATGGGTTTGTTAAGCTTGATcgagtttttcaattttttaaaaaaaagattatataatatctttatgttatttttcattaattttgtcaattttttgaatatattattaCTATAATTGTTCAGAAAATTTCATGTGTGACATATATATTTACTCTAAAACGTTTTGTAAGGATATACAGCTCCAGGAGATATATATGATAAGGTTTAAGGAATTTTAAATAGGATAATTTCGTTATTTCATGAGAAATTTGGAATATTTTCTGGatagaaaaatattcatatGACATGGTTTATGcgcaaaataactaaaattataggaatatttatatatcaatgGGTTTTGGGTGGGAGATGGAGTGTATATATCAGTGTTGGGACACAAGTTCCTCAGGAGTGTTAATgtgttattatatattttggatGATCCGTCTAATAAAAGAGTGCATGACCGTAGGATTTAGAGAGGCTTGACTCACTCAGAGTGTTTGATTGAAGCAGATGACGAACAGAAGAAGAGACAGTTCTGGGATGAAGAAGGAAGGTGCCTCCTATGGTATGGTTGGACTGATTGGAGTTTGAAAGCCTTTTCCGCTAGCAGGCCGTTTAGCCTATGATTGATACTGTTACGCTCAACAACAACTAACTGGTCTTCAAGCCCAAATAAGATCCTGTTGTTCAGCATATTGCTCCCAACTCTCCTACATTTCACTCAACCTCTTCTCTAGccaatctttttcatttttcatgtttCACTGCCGTATGAAGGACATATAATTCCCGACGCATGAGATATGTTTTCTATAATGTTTTCAGCCACGTACTAGaccactattttcaattttggaCCGACCGGATCAGCCTCTGGTGTTACAACAAAACGAAGCAGCCTTTATCCAAACTGACCCCCACTCCAAGGGTAGTACTAAGTGGATCCCCAGTAAATGCTTGTGAATGAAGATTAGAGGTCTGTTATATATGTCCTTGCTGCTATCCTATAACCTTGGCTACCTTAACTCAGTTTCCATGAGCTCCACTTCTATAACTGTTGTGCAAATGCATGCATGGACGCCCCCGTTGGCTGCTACATTATTGGCAATCCAGC
This sequence is a window from Gossypium raimondii isolate GPD5lz chromosome 5, ASM2569854v1, whole genome shotgun sequence. Protein-coding genes within it:
- the LOC105769987 gene encoding uncharacterized protein LOC105769987 isoform X2, giving the protein MEKKKYPIGPEYYILHEEVGQGVSASVRRAHCIPFDEVVAIKILDFERDNCDLAGNILIDSRGGIKLGDFGVSACIFESGDRQRLRNTFVGTPCWMAPEVMEQLHGYDFKADIWSFGITALELAHGHAPFSKYPPMKVLLMTLQNAPPGLDYERDKKFSKSFKQMIASCLVKDPSKRPSAKKLLKHSFFKQARSSDYISRTLLDGLPALGDRIQALKRKEEDMLAQKKMPDGEKEELSQNEYKRGISEWNFNLEDVKAQASLIQDEDVISETTQGGSSSSLSTLDGQEKQSELHTSSQATYKEDNDLVLNQPVSFAAVEPTTNFAKARSERSDDDSSIASPTNELNVISLCHDDHLESNPSEKHVLELNGKSLDNMTKPSLQSDKQNQSQNISGVNGVAVKEDTISELPSKASTKSSAMNSDDLDEKAKPPVVQQRGRFKVTSENVQLEKLMDPHPLVSAAAPSDAVSSSTPVAASSSTPVATPSASSSNQLFPLLQSVLQTNILQRDHILNLMKQVSAGDSIANRPFEGASMPANVSTVTEKSLLEVAHDREKELLHEISELQWRLICAQEELQKYKTDNAQV
- the LOC105769987 gene encoding serine/threonine-protein kinase BLUS1 isoform X1 — protein: MEKKKYPIGPEYYILHEEVGQGVSASVRRAHCIPFDEVVAIKILDFERDNCDLNNISREAQTMVLVDHPNVLKSHCSFVSDHNLWVVMPYMSGGSCLHILKAAYPDGFEEVVIATVLREVLKGLEYLHHHGHIHRDVKAGNILIDSRGGIKLGDFGVSACIFESGDRQRLRNTFVGTPCWMAPEVMEQLHGYDFKADIWSFGITALELAHGHAPFSKYPPMKVLLMTLQNAPPGLDYERDKKFSKSFKQMIASCLVKDPSKRPSAKKLLKHSFFKQARSSDYISRTLLDGLPALGDRIQALKRKEEDMLAQKKMPDGEKEELSQNEYKRGISEWNFNLEDVKAQASLIQDEDVISETTQGGSSSSLSTLDGQEKQSELHTSSQATYKEDNDLVLNQPVSFAAVEPTTNFAKARSERSDDDSSIASPTNELNVISLCHDDHLESNPSEKHVLELNGKSLDNMTKPSLQSDKQNQSQNISGVNGVAVKEDTISELPSKASTKSSAMNSDDLDEKAKPPVVQQRGRFKVTSENVQLEKLMDPHPLVSAAAPSDAVSSSTPVAASSSTPVATPSASSSNQLFPLLQSVLQTNILQRDHILNLMKQVSAGDSIANRPFEGASMPANVSTVTEKSLLEVAHDREKELLHEISELQWRLICAQEELQKYKTDNAQV